AGGGTGGTGTTACGCTCTGGAAAGCTTCCCAATAATCTGCTGACATTTGTTTTGGATAACCTCAGTCCTTTTGTTTACAAGCTTTAACTGAGCATGTGCGCGTAATATCTGGATTAATCAGGATGGGATTCACGGAATATATGTTCAACTATTTATCGAATCAATGTCAGACTCAATTTGATTTGAAGGAGGAGTTGGTGACATTAGTAACACGATACCCCTTCACTTTCTGTTCCTGTCATTTACCAACGGGCCCGTCCTATACACACGACTGACCAATTACTGTGATTTATAGACTCGTTTAAAATCAAATTACCAACCAAATCAACGAACAAGCACGTTAAGTTTCTGGTTACTAATTCATGTCAACGGTTGGCCGTCTGCTTCGCAATTCCGCCTCTTACACCAAGCTAAGCTAGACGCTAGCTAACTAGCCCGCTAAGCTAACAATTAACGTTACCTTGACTGGCGGGGTCCATGGCGTCGATTTGTCAGAGTTTAAACTTCCTTTTTCTTGAAAAGTTAAACCCGACTGCTTTGAGGTTTAAAAAGAAGATTTAGCGAAGAGTTTTATCCACTTAATGGGTTTAAATCTTTCTAGTTGGAGCTCCAGCTCACACTCAGAGAAAGTCGTCGACAGGAACAATCTGAACAGACACCAACAGCCAGCTCAGCTTTAACCACTCTTAACGTAAAGGCAACGGTCAGTTAAAAGGGACTTCCTGCgcggaatttcaaaataaaagcaatattcaATTAATGCTAACCGTGTAACGATtgattaatatatatttttgtgacCTTTTATGTAGAAAAAACACAAGTATTGTAAATCACAtagaatgttttaatttttacatcATTCAACATTTGTTTTTCGGTTTGTTTCAacatttaacttaaaaatttGGAACATGTGaaaaggaagcaaaaaaaaatctaggtCCTACTAGACACAAATTTATAACCGTTCTATATATcatatgaacaaaagtattcagctggcTGACCATCATACCACCATAGACTATAACGACATTGTAGTCAcaaatccatgtactttaatatgtaCTTGGCCCTCTTTTGCacctgtaacagcctccactcttcttggaaggctttccactagattttggagtgtttctgtgggatcttgtgcccattcattctgtagagtatttatgaggtcaggcactgacgTCGGAATAGAagacctggctcacaatctctgttttAGTTCATGGGATTCAGGTCTGGTCCCTGTGCAGCCCAGctaagttgatccacaccaaactctttAAACCATAtcttcatagtccttgctttgtgcactgatgcacagtcatgttggcgTATTCTATCTGACGAGCATTGATTATACCATACAGAAGACGCCCTGCAAGGTTAATAGAGAACTGCAACATAAGTCTTCTTTAATCTAATGGATTTAACCTTGTGAACCCTGAGGTCCCCCAACTGGAGGACTTTGAGAAGCATTTGCAAACACGGTGTAAAATAATGCACTAATCATGAAAGAGTATAGTGATGttgcacatcaaattaaacagcagaACCTGGGCTACAGGAATAAACACAGCTCAAATAACAACTAAATGAATTACGACATATCAAACTCCATACTCATATGTTGTACTATGGTCTAATAAAGGTTTAGAGTTGCAGCTGCatcattttgatactttgatATATTCATtctaaaaatgcttttttataaGCGAACctaaattttaaaagttttgctGTGTGCCATCTTCATTTACTCTTCACCAGTATCTCATATACCCATTTTAACATATCTCAACAAATCTCACAAGTGTTCCCTTTACTGTGACACCAAAATCACTCAAATAGACCTTGTGGTTGCAGAGCTATACCCATTTTATTATGGGTATACAATTTTTGAGCAGAAatctaaaaaatagaaaaataggcTCAGGGTTCAAAGGGTTAACTTGTTCCTATTTGCACCAGTTTTgaatgggattaaaagttacAGTCAAAACCCTGTGAAGTATGTTGTTTatcattacaatttttttttttttggtcttttgcacctcttgttttttaattagttttttctttaatatttgtgCGAAAAGTGCTAATCCCGTTTATGATTTCAAGCAAAACCATATAGCTGACACGTTGTGACATAAAGATAAAGTATGATTACTTAAAATGTTAGGGTTTGGTTTCCATGCCTTTATTTTTCGAGGTATCTGCCCTCTACCGGAAGTTACACTCTTTAGTTCTTGATAGACTTCCGAGAGTTCCTTTTCCGGCGTGGTCAAATGACGTCACAGAGACAGCTGTAGTCCAAATATTTTTGGTGTGAGGATTTTATTACTTTAGACGAAATCagtgtttaagaacatttttccatcattttcaaaaagtttcagaataatTTTGAAACCCGCTCGTGTTCAGCTGATTTGTGTACCCatcctattttttttcccatgtctACACAATGTATTTGGGGCTGTTTTGAACTTTTCCCGCGTATTTAATCGACAATGTAAACTTTATTTCTGTAGTTAAATAAGATGTGCTATAATTTCCTTTGGATTTATTGTGTCTGATTCTGAGTCTGATTCTAATGTACAGGAGTGGAAAGGATCGAATGCAGTTTACTCACAGTAACGTAATTGCACTGTTTTTagtacacttttacttgagtataatggggggggggctgcCTGACTACATTTTAGATACCACCCATTAACTTAAATCACGGCTGTAAAATGCCTTACCTCATGTCATGTGCACTCATTAACCATCTGATATTAGCCTTTCTATTGCCCACATTCCTGCATAAtttatacttctgatcatgtctagtcagcattcttgcactaTTTGCACATCTTGAAACCACACTATCAATGCACACTGTACCCCAGTGTACAAAGTAAGGACTATAGagacagagccctgacctcaaccccatctgGAACAGAGATTCAACATCAGTACCTGACCTTGTAAATaatctacagaatgaatgggcacaaattccctcagaaacactccaaaatcttgtggaaagccttccaagaagagtggaggctgttatagctgcaaaagggggaaactccatattaaaatacatgcatttgaatgcaatgtcattacagccACTGCTGGTGTAAtagtcaggtggccaaatacttttgtccatatggggTATCTAAAGTAAGCAAGCACTTGTAGAGTTCTggtttttattcatgttaatgTAAGCTAAAGTCCTTACAATTttcacacaaagacacacaccaAGGGTGAACGTAGTCAGATTTATTTACTCCACAATTCGTCTCTTGCTTTATGCACAGACACCAGATTACAAAATACCCCggaaaaaaactcacagacataAAATGCTCCTGCAATGAAAATAACttaaaccaaaacaaactgaaTCACATTTAAACTCTAGAGTAAACAGTCACATTAATGCAGCAATATTAACTCCACTTCAACTGCGGCTATTATCTTAACAAAAACTATTTCCCTCCTTTTCtaaaagtcacatttaaagAAACTCTCCCACGTCATGAGTTGGTAAACTTTTAGATCTGAAAATTGTTGTTATAGTAGAATTTTTCAAGTAAAACACCAAAATCCTGCACACATATGTTGAGTTTCAAGTTCACAGAGTAAACACAGTCCCACTCATGTTAATGGTGTAGCCATGATAGTGCTGCTGTTCTACTCAGAATTCTCCTTTTAACAGCAGTGAGAATCATCAGATCTTTTTTCAATTCAGAGTTTTCTGGCTTTCCCTTTAATGCTATTCATCctcactgatcactttattaggcaTACCCATTTAAATGCTCATCTAAACAAACATcagatcagccaatcacatgtcAGTACCCGATGTATTTAGGCATGGAGACATGGGAGGGAAGTTCCAACTGAACACCAACAGCCTCTGCACATTTAAATCACCTTTTCCCCaatctgatgctcagtttgaacttcagcactCTGTCTCAACCCTGTCTGCATAACTGAATGCATTGGTTGACAccgtgtgattggctgattataTTTGAGTTAAAGAACAGCTGGACTGGTATGCCTAATAATGTGATGAGTGAGTGTTGAACCACAAAAATGGAGGGACACATTTAATGGGAGAAGAATCCTCCTCAATTAAAATACAGTGTTTCTCTATATAGTTTCCACACAGCACAGAATATGTTTGTTACTGGATGATATATTCCCCTAATGTGTGGTTATATCTGGGTTTATTGGTGCCTCGCCTTCCTATGATGTTGTGCAAGTTTTAGAGCTTCATTTAAAGGCAACACAGGttcatttttagtcacagaGCAGCTCCAAACATCATAGATCAAAAAGctcatctctttctctctcactctcttttttGAGGATGAGGTTTAACCAGGAGAAGCAGAAATGTGCCGACAAGGAGCCGCACTGAAGTGGAGAAGGAGAAGAGATGTGGAGTGGTCTTTGTCTTCATCTGGAGGGTAGAAAGACAGGAGACGATATCTTAGGAAACAACTGGGGATGAAAACATGGTGTAAAAGTTTCACTGTAAACTTTTCTTGTGATAAACACGTGTTCTTTAACTTTAGCATTTTGTAACCAAAAAACTGCTCCAGTAAAACCACAAGTTCTGATCTTCCAGccatcagtaaaaaaaatgcattttctcaTAGAAGGCTTTCATTCTGGACTCATTGCTTCAAATGTGcagtttttcatatttgtttgGGTAAATTGGGCAGCTAGAAAGTGATAAAATTAGTtgataaaaaaggagaaaaagggtCAAGATGTGgaggaaaattgtgaaaagcacctaaaaagtggcaaaattagtttaaaaaaaaggtcaaatggGAAGGAAAGTAGTGAAAAACTgctaaaaagtggccaaattatataaaaccaaaaaaggtcaaaatgggcgtgaaaatggtgaaaagcaccttaaaagtggcaaaatgagtcaaaagggTAAACAAAGGCTCAAAATGGGTGGgtaaatggtaaaaagcagctaaaaaggggcaaaaaacagGTGGCTTAAGTAGTGAATTGGGGTTGAAGACCAagaaaaacaggtttaaagacAGAAGAATTGTTATTTTCTggaaagaagtggtaaaaatgggaagaaacaaagatgaaaaggggttaaaaggttgcagtttttcatgtttgtcAGGGTCAAAATGGCCTGGAAAATGGTGAAACGAAgcttaaaggtggcaaaattagtataagaaaaggtcaaaatgggaaggaaagtggtgaaaagcagcttgaaagtggcaaaaaagagagagaaattatcgaaatgggcataaaaatggtaaaaaggatcttaaaagtggcaaaatgagttgaaaagttaaaaaaaggcaaaaatgggtggggaaatggtgaaaagcagctcaaaagtggcaaaaacaggtggcTAAAGTAGTCAAAAGGGGTtgaaaactaagaaaaatagatttaaagacacaaaaatggttAATTTCTggaaagaagtggtaaaaatgggcagaaacaaagatgaaaatgggtttaaaggtgTCTTCAAATAGGTAAACTCAAAATCAGAGGCCAATAATAGCTTAACACACATTTCATCTCCAAAATAAGGTAtttgttagccaggatgctagcactaatgctactgatcatacttacatgcatttatatcaaTAGTTTACAACTGGTgagggcctattctctgggtttgtcatgAGCCCAGCTATCTCTGTGGGCAGACATGCCTGAGTGTAACAACCGCGGGTTTAGAACAGATATGGGATTATCAAATTCTCATTTGAACTCGGTATCACTGAGTACCCAAATGTAAGTACTTGTACTTGATCTGGGAAAATTTGGTGTTGGTACATCCCTACTCAGAATTCTGATAATTTTGATAAGTTTAGGTGACTGTATATCACTCTCAAAGAACGCTTTCCTAGTCTAGCTTCCTTCCTTCCTGCCCAAACCTGGTAGTGATCCAGAGGAGACTGAGCTGTAACGTGCTGGCATTAACCACTCTTAGGTAGCTTGACCACAATTATATAATTATGTTTTGTAATGTGTATCCTCTTTATTCATGTTCATATGCCAATTTAAGGTAAAGTTTCCCGCTTACAAACTTGAGTTGATTGGAATATTCTTTGCAGAGTTATTGTAATTACACAGATGTACCACAGGGTGTCAGCAGAGTTCACAGTAAAGGTTTGTGGTATCATTTATTTAATCCTGTGGTTGACATGAAAACTAGAGGTCATGATTCCAGTCATTCCTTGTTTTCAACTCTTAAATGCAAGCTTTAATACCCtctcctttcaaaataaaagccttcccTACTACTCCATAATGAAGCCAGCAGGTGAATCTACCTGGACGTTGCAGGAGTGAGGAtcaaactttctcctgctggTGTTCATATACAGATGAAGATGCCGATGTAGGCCCAGGCTCTCTGCAGGATGACCAGGAACGCCAGCAGGTAGAAGAGCAGGGTGATCATCTGAAGAGACGGAGACaagagagaggaagatcagaTGAAGAAGATATCAGATATTAACAGGAGGAGGTGGAAAAGAGAGGAGTGTTGAAAACAGTGGCGAGATAAAGAGATggttaaacacaaacagcaaaagaaagcagagcagaagaagaagaggacagtggaggCGTGGTGGCATCAGCAGGAGGATGAGCAGCGGGAAAGCCAAGTccatgatgatgaagatgaagttCAAAGTGGACGACACTGACCTGGAGAGAGTCAGCATATCTGGTTTCCTTTTTGACCTCAGGCTGCTTGGTTTCCTCAGTGTAATCCACTTTATTTTCCTCAAATCTTGGACTAAAAACTTCAAAGTCCTCATCCTTCTGAAACTGTGTCGAGATGTCTGTCCTCTCCACATCATTCAGGGTCTCATTTGGAGGTAAAGAGCCATCCTCGCTCATAGAAACATCATCCTCCTTGAAGGCAGATTCATCACCGAACAATCTGCTTTCCTCTTTCATGCTGTCTTTAGTTATTTTAGCTTCAAAGTCCCCTTTTTCagactctctttctctcaaatCTGAAGCAGATTTCTGATGTAAAGTATCATCTTCGACTTGCTCTGTCTCTTCTGCATCCTCTACCACTTCATCATCAATCTCAAAGCCGTCTTTTTCCACCTTGGAGCTTCCTCTTTTCTCCTTAAAATGTGTCTCTTCTGGTGGTTTGGCTCCTTCATTATAATCATCATGAAGGAAACTGTCTGAACTTCCTTCTCCAACATCAAAACCTTCTTCTCCTGGATCAGTGCTTTCATCCACAGCTCCAGGTGAGCACACCAAACcctcatttttcacattttcctccTCAGCATCTCCTTCATCTTCCTTTCTTATTGGTTCTAATGAAGGAGCAGATCCAGGTGGAGGTGGGTCAGGGTAAGGTGCCCTCTCTTTCTGGGTCTGTGAGTCCAGACTCCCAGGAGGTTCTGGCTCAAGTTCAGCCAGGATTATGGACTCTGGATGTGAATCTCCAGTCAGCTGTGGTGAAGATGCTCTCTGGTCTGTGTTGTTAACTTCCGATGCTGATGAGAGGCTTTCCTTGCTGCTCGGTTTGCAAAAGCTCAGACAAAATGTAGTGTCTTTATCCGTCTGTATTTCTCGTTCATCCTGGGCATCCGATTGTTCTTCTGTTTCCTGCTCCGTCCAATCACgtccctctcctccctcacaCTGATGTGAAGGAAGACAGTTAGAAAACAGTCTAAAGATCCACACTAATCCACACACAGAGCTTCAGTATCAGCAGAGGTTTAACCACTGACTGCTATGCAAACTAGTACATTTGAAGAGCGATACACTGACTAAActacaaccacaattccaaaaaagttagggcgctgtgtaaaatttaaatgaaaacagaatacagtgattgtcaaatctcataaaaacatattttattctcaataaaatgtctcagttttaacaccTGATATGATGTTATGTATgacaatcactgacttctgtttttatttacattttattctgtgccccaacttttttggaatcgggTCTGTTATTTAAGGAGAAAGctaaatttaaaagtttttagtatttaaaaactaatgaaaagtTTCTGATTGACCATTTTTGTAGTTAAATTGTGGATCAGGCTGACTGTTGACATAAAACAAGTCTCAAACTTAATTCTGTTTAATAGCTCATAATGTTTCTGCTTAAGTTTGCATGCTTGAATGCAAACGTGTGTATTGCAATACTACTGCAAAACTACATGATAAATGAAACTAACAGGGTTTAGAAATTATCTAGAAAGTATCATAAATGCCTGTTTTGTAGAAGTTTACAAGGTCTGCACGACTGCCAACACAAGCAGTTCATTCAAATGTCATTTTATGGTGAATTTAGTGGATATGAAATTATAATTTTTGTGTTACTAAGCCTTAAAACACCTCCTGATAGTTGAGCCTTAAATTTTCTgcattcttgtttttaataactTCGACTGTTCGCTCTTAGATGAAGAAATCTTTCTAGTTTCCGTACCTGCAGTGTTGTCATTCCTTCGTGTTGTTCACTTGTGTTTTCCTCTCTAACAGCTTTAGGAGCTCCaaatctctcctctctctctttctccttctggTTCATCCTCACTCCTGGTCTGTCTCCGACCTCTAGACTGTCAGTCTCTGGCTGTAGATCTGCTCCTGCAGGCTGCAGAGGCTGAACTGGGGCTGGTGTTGATGCTGCTGTCTGTACTGGTTCCACTGGTGGAGATATGACTGATAGTGTTTCTGTAACCAGTTGTGCTGCAGATCCAAAGCTCTGTGTGGAGGCTTCCTGATGGATGGCCTCTGTGATCTGGGCTGTGGAAAATGTGGGTTCTTCTGGCTCTGGTTCCACCTCTGGTTCCTCAGCAACTTCTTCAATGACTGAAGATGGACAACAAAACCATTAAGAGACTGAACATATTCCCAGGTATCATGCTTTGAGATCATCTAAAAGTGCAGTTTTCTGTTATTAAGAGTCTTAGGGAATGATGGTGGATTATTGTGAGGTTTAAGAGCAGAAATAGTCACAATATCCTGAAAAAGTTTAGAtggattttttcccttaataaatgaaattatcattCAAAGATACAAAGGTAGGTAATTATTATAAAGGTGTCTCTCTAATAAGAAAAACCCTCCTCTTACGTTTGGGGAAGTCGATGCTCCTCAGAGCTCTCTCCTGTCGACTAAAGTTAAACCTGTACTGTCTCAGACTTTCATAACCTGGTTTCAGTGTCTCGACTGGAGAGAAGCTGGCTGCTGCGATCACTCTGAGGACAGGAGGAGGAAACGATAGGAGAGAAAACACATGGAGgagtacacaaaaaaaaaaaaaaaacagtaaggATGCACTTTGCTTGCATGTTTAAGgcagaaaacctttaaatttAATCATAACAGTAAGAACTCTTAATGTTTACTCACTTTGTCATGAGCTCTCTTGAACTCTGAAGTGGGAAAATGAGAAAAGCATGGATTATTTATAGATTATATGTCTGTCCTAATcataaatgcacacacacacggtCACACAGACCTGAACAAAAGCAGCCTGGTCCGGCTCTTCCATGCTGCTCGTCGCTCTCTCCATCAGCTTGTTGTTTGCCTCCACACTGTCTCCATAGCAACGTATCAAGGCCTGGGCGTGGCCTGTTTTTTCCTCCTGCTCAGAGGTGATTTGCTCCATCATTGCCTTCAACGGGAGATGAAaaatcaccatcaccatcatcatcatcatcatcataaacctttatttaaaccttGCAAATCATTGACATTTCCATCAAACATTCTGTCCTGGCTAAGATGCTTGAAACTCTTGTGGgagacaaatttaaaagtatCTGATTATCAGCCTGGTTTAGGAAAAGCACTACCAGTGCGACCACTGTTACCACTGCTATCAAACAGAACAGTGTGTGCACAATGAGGGATTTACGTCTAAATATCTCAAAGTTAAAATGGTGTGCCTCAGGGTTCAGCCCGGGGAACACTGTAAGGTACACTCTATCTCAACAGCATCACTTATAATGTTCCAAATGTAAATGTCATTTGTATACAGATGATACTGCTGTGTCAGATATAAAACAGACCATAAAAGAGACCAAATAATTCATGATTTTCACACAGAAAAGAATCAGATCAGACCTTCCGTCTCTCGTCCAGGATGGATAACACGTGATCAAACTGCTCACACACTTTCTGTTTCTGAGTCTTTGAGTTCTCCTGCAGAGGACAGCAGAGATTAGAGATCAACAAAATACTTTTACAACCCTGATTCCAagaaagttgggacactgtgtaaaatgttgatACAAACAGAAACCCATATATGATTCCCAATAGAACATAAAgatcatatcagatgttgaaactgagacattttaccatttcatgaaagatattaactcattttgaatttgatggtagtgacacatctcaaaaaaagtagggacagggcaacaaaaaggcttcaggggccactgcattataaacaggcatgattctgtactggaaatcactgcatgggctcaggaacacttccagaaatcattgtctgtcaacacagttggatGTGCCATCCacaagctggatcatggagagaagaagccacgTGTGAACAAGATCCAGAAACTCTGCTGCCTTCTCTGGACCAAACCTCTTTTAAAagggactgaggcaaaatggaaaactgttctatggtcacatgaatcaaagtTTGACATTCCTATTGGAAACCACAaatgctgtgtcctgcagactaaagagaagAATACAtatctaaagcctgcatctctgatggtatgcggttacattagtgcctatggcgtgggcagcttatagatctggaaaggaactatcaatgctgagaagtagagagaggtttaagAGTAACAAATGCTCCCATctagacaacgtctctttcagggaaggctttGACTTTATCAGCAAGACAAGGCTTAATCACATACC
This window of the Cheilinus undulatus linkage group 11, ASM1832078v1, whole genome shotgun sequence genome carries:
- the trim101 gene encoding tripartite motif containing 101 isoform X2; the encoded protein is MRKVLGLLSWIFPFLMLQMFSLRERHGLQPSLFQARTTMLINSGRFRCPSCRHEVVLDRHGVYGLPRNLLVENIIDVYKQEVSNFNNKAASAPPPPPLSAEVTCSDHEGEKVNIYCLTCKVPTCSLCKVFGAHQSCKVAPLTDIYQLQKDELSEEVSSLKSYNEKVQALIDELEQSCRNIEENSKTQKQKVCEQFDHVLSILDERRKAMMEQITSEQEEKTGHAQALIRCYGDSVEANNKLMERATSSMEEPDQAAFVQSSRELMTKVIAAASFSPVETLKPGYESLRQYRFNFSRQERALRSIDFPKLIEEVAEEPEVEPEPEEPTFSTAQITEAIHQEASTQSFGSAAQLVTETLSVISPPVEPVQTAASTPAPVQPLQPAGADLQPETDSLEVGDRPGVRMNQKEKEREERFGAPKAVREENTSEQHEGMTTLQCEGGEGRDWTEQETEEQSDAQDEREIQTDKDTTFCLSFCKPSSKESLSSASEVNNTDQRASSPQLTGDSHPESIILAELEPEPPGSLDSQTQKERAPYPDPPPPGSAPSLEPIRKEDEGDAEEENVKNEGLVCSPGAVDESTDPGEEGFDVGEGSSDSFLHDDYNEGAKPPEETHFKEKRGSSKVEKDGFEIDDEVVEDAEETEQVEDDTLHQKSASDLRERESEKGDFEAKITKDSMKEESRLFGDESAFKEDDVSMSEDGSLPPNETLNDVERTDISTQFQKDEDFEVFSPRFEENKVDYTEETKQPEVKKETRYADSLQMITLLFYLLAFLVILQRAWAYIGIFICI
- the trim101 gene encoding tripartite motif containing 101 isoform X1, giving the protein MERKEEVKFGAASMSLPADLSCLQGIGGAEGEGEAALATLEKQLICPICLELFNKPVVILPCQHNLCRKCANELYQPSLFQARTTMLINSGRFRCPSCRHEVVLDRHGVYGLPRNLLVENIIDVYKQEVSNFNNKAASAPPPPPLSAEVTCSDHEGEKVNIYCLTCKVPTCSLCKVFGAHQSCKVAPLTDIYQLQKDELSEEVSSLKSYNEKVQALIDELEQSCRNIEENSKTQKQKVCEQFDHVLSILDERRKAMMEQITSEQEEKTGHAQALIRCYGDSVEANNKLMERATSSMEEPDQAAFVQSSRELMTKVIAAASFSPVETLKPGYESLRQYRFNFSRQERALRSIDFPKLIEEVAEEPEVEPEPEEPTFSTAQITEAIHQEASTQSFGSAAQLVTETLSVISPPVEPVQTAASTPAPVQPLQPAGADLQPETDSLEVGDRPGVRMNQKEKEREERFGAPKAVREENTSEQHEGMTTLQCEGGEGRDWTEQETEEQSDAQDEREIQTDKDTTFCLSFCKPSSKESLSSASEVNNTDQRASSPQLTGDSHPESIILAELEPEPPGSLDSQTQKERAPYPDPPPPGSAPSLEPIRKEDEGDAEEENVKNEGLVCSPGAVDESTDPGEEGFDVGEGSSDSFLHDDYNEGAKPPEETHFKEKRGSSKVEKDGFEIDDEVVEDAEETEQVEDDTLHQKSASDLRERESEKGDFEAKITKDSMKEESRLFGDESAFKEDDVSMSEDGSLPPNETLNDVERTDISTQFQKDEDFEVFSPRFEENKVDYTEETKQPEVKKETRYADSLQMITLLFYLLAFLVILQRAWAYIGIFICI
- the trim101 gene encoding tripartite motif containing 101 isoform X3 — encoded protein: MERKEEVKFGAASMSLPADLSCLQGIGGAEGEGEAALATLEKQLICPICLELFNKPVVILPCQHNLCRKCANELYQPSLFQARTTMLINSGRFRCPSCRHEVVLDRHGVYGLPRNLLVENIIDVYKQEVSNFNNKAASAPPPPPLSAEVTCSDHEGEKVNIYCLTCKVPTCSLCKVFGAHQSCKVAPLTDIYQLQKDELSEEVSSLKSYNEKVQALIDELEQSCRNIEENSKTQKQKVCEQFDHVLSILDERRKAMMEQITSEQEEKTGHAQALIRCYGDSVEANNKLMERATSSMEEPDQAAFVQSSRELMTKVIAAASFSPVETLKPGYESLRQYRFNFSRQERALRSIDFPKLIEEVAEEPEVEPEPEEPTFSTAQITEAIHQEASTQSFGSAAQLVTETLSVISPPVEPVQTAASTPAPVQPLQPAGADLQPETDSLEVGDRPGVRMNQKEKEREERFGAPKAVREENTSEQHEGMTTLQMITLLFYLLAFLVILQRAWAYIGIFICI